The DNA window ATGAGGATTTCTGGCAGGTCACGCAGCAGGGTCTCGACTGGGCGCTGGAGCGCAACGGTGTGGCGGGCAATCCGGACCTGCGCGAAAGGCTGCTGGCGCTTTACTGGGAACTGCAGGCCTATCCGGAGGTGCCGGCCATGCTTGCGGCCCTCAAAGCGGGCGGAATGAACACCGCGATCCTTTCCAACGGCTCACCGGATATGCTCTCGGGGGCCGTCAACTCGGCCGGCATCGGCGATGTGCTGGATGACGTGCTGTCAGTAGAATCCGTTGGTGTTTTCAAACCCGATGCGCGGGTCTATGACCTTGTCGGGAAACGTTTCGACTGCGCGCACGACGAGGTGCTCTTTGTCTCGTCCAATGGCTGGGACGCCGCCTGTGCTACCGGTTACGGCTTTACCACAGCCTGGGTTAACCGCTCAGGCGAACCGGTGGATCGCCTGCCCTGGACGCCGGCACACACCATGCCCGATCTGACGGGTATTCCTGCGCTTGCGGGCCTCTGATGAGCGAATTTCTCACCTCTGATGGTCTGACGCTTTATTATTCCGATGAAGGCACCGGGCTGCCTCTGCTGTGCCTCGCCGGTCTGACGCGCACTACTGCCGATTTCGATTATGTCGCACCGTATCTGCGGGGCTGCCGGATGATCCGGCTTGATTACCGGGGACGGGGCAGATCTTCATGGGACCGCCACTGGCAGAACTACGCGCTGCCGGTTGAGTGCAGGGACGTGATTGAACTGCTCGATCATCTGGGTCTCGACAGGGTTGCGATCCTGGGCACCTCGCGCGGCGGCCTCAACGCGATGGGGCTGGCGATGGGGCACAGGGAGCGGCTCTGTGGTGTCGCCCTGAATGATATCGGTCCTGAAATTGATCCCAAAGGTCTGGAATTCATCATGGGATATCTCGGGCGGAACCCGGGCGCGAAGACCCATATGGATGCCGCACGGGCGCTGGAACGCACGATGACCGGCTTTAAAGACGTGCCTTTTTCACGCTGGATGGAAGAGTCGCTGAAGCATTTCAGAATGTCCGGCGATGGCCTTACGATCACGTACGATCCGAAGCTGCGCGACGCGGTCGCAAGCCAGGGCGCGCAGGCTGCTCCGGATCTGTGGCCCTTTTTCGATGCGATGGAGGGCCTGCCGCTGGCCTGTATCCGTGGCGAGAACTCCGATCTTCTCACGCCTGAAACGCTGGCTGAGATGCAGCGGCGCAGACCGGATATGATTACGGCAACGGTGGTCGGACGCGGGCATATTCCTTTTCTGGACGAGCCCGAGGCCATCGCAGCCCTGCAGACCTGGACTGAGGCGCTGAAATGAATATTGAAATGATCCGTGCCGCCGCTGAGCGGATCCGCGGCCATGTGGTCGAAACACCGCTTTTGCGCTCGGCCTTTCTGGACCGGGTTGCCGGAAGGCGTGTCTGGATCAAACCTGAATGCCTGCAACATACAGGCAGCTTTAAATACCGTGGTGGGCGGGCTGCTGTCTCCGCCCTGTCCGATGAAACCCGCAGGCGCGGTGTCATCGCCTATTCCAGCGGCAATCATGCGCAGGGCGTAGCGCTCGCTGCCTCCGAATTCGGCACGCCTTCGGTGATCGTCATGCCGTCAGATGCGCCAAAGATGAAGATCGACAATACCCGCGCTCTGGGCGGTGAAGTGGTGCTTTATGACCGCTCCACCGAAGACCGCGATGCGATCGGATCTGAGATCGCCACAGCGCGTGGTCTGACCCTGATCCGGCCCTTTGACGAGCCGGAGGTGATCGCCGGACAGGGCACAGCCGGGCTCGAGATTGCCCGCCAGGCCGCTGCCGCGGGCATCGAAAAGGCAGATGTTCTGGTGTGCTGCGGAGGCGGCGGCTTTGCCTCCGGGATCGCCCTTGCTCTCGAAGCCGAAGCGCCCGGCCTGCGCATGCGTCCGGTGGAGCCC is part of the Roseobacter ponti genome and encodes:
- a CDS encoding threonine ammonia-lyase; this encodes MNIEMIRAAAERIRGHVVETPLLRSAFLDRVAGRRVWIKPECLQHTGSFKYRGGRAAVSALSDETRRRGVIAYSSGNHAQGVALAASEFGTPSVIVMPSDAPKMKIDNTRALGGEVVLYDRSTEDRDAIGSEIATARGLTLIRPFDEPEVIAGQGTAGLEIARQAAAAGIEKADVLVCCGGGGFASGIALALEAEAPGLRMRPVEPENFDDMIRSLAAGEIRRNATLTGSICDAIISPEPGQITFPILQRLAGPGIVVTDAEALHAVAHLFSRLKLVAEPGGAVAVAAALFHADEIAGEDVIVTISGGNVDPDVFITALSRYTV
- a CDS encoding haloacid dehalogenase type II, which gives rise to MPVTTCVFDAYGTLFDVAAAARQAASEPAFTQISDTWQVLAEHWRLKQLQYTWLRAVAGAHEDFWQVTQQGLDWALERNGVAGNPDLRERLLALYWELQAYPEVPAMLAALKAGGMNTAILSNGSPDMLSGAVNSAGIGDVLDDVLSVESVGVFKPDARVYDLVGKRFDCAHDEVLFVSSNGWDAACATGYGFTTAWVNRSGEPVDRLPWTPAHTMPDLTGIPALAGL
- a CDS encoding alpha/beta fold hydrolase; this translates as MSEFLTSDGLTLYYSDEGTGLPLLCLAGLTRTTADFDYVAPYLRGCRMIRLDYRGRGRSSWDRHWQNYALPVECRDVIELLDHLGLDRVAILGTSRGGLNAMGLAMGHRERLCGVALNDIGPEIDPKGLEFIMGYLGRNPGAKTHMDAARALERTMTGFKDVPFSRWMEESLKHFRMSGDGLTITYDPKLRDAVASQGAQAAPDLWPFFDAMEGLPLACIRGENSDLLTPETLAEMQRRRPDMITATVVGRGHIPFLDEPEAIAALQTWTEALK